The following proteins come from a genomic window of Limosilactobacillus reuteri:
- a CDS encoding VanZ family protein produces the protein MKTYYIPFFVEGEITLHALVHWIPFLIYFFSGSVLVTHNHLWAKFSNFSQHITIATFFIYLTAIDWLCLTPSMFNFSSANKLLFYFHGVPFNIIPLQGLSQEFFLNIVMTLPLGVYLYLINHQMPFSRAILYGFFFSLFIECNQFVCDLLFHIGRVADVDDLISNTIGTTIGFAVMIILDQTIFHQVIKQFMLVGGKSDKLNN, from the coding sequence TTGAAAACCTATTATATACCATTCTTCGTAGAAGGAGAAATAACTTTGCACGCATTAGTTCACTGGATTCCATTTCTTATTTATTTCTTTTCAGGGTCTGTCCTTGTCACCCATAATCACCTTTGGGCAAAATTTTCTAACTTCAGCCAGCATATTACAATTGCAACCTTTTTTATCTATTTAACTGCTATCGACTGGCTTTGTCTAACCCCTTCGATGTTTAATTTTAGTTCTGCTAATAAACTTTTATTTTATTTTCACGGCGTACCATTTAATATCATCCCCCTCCAAGGACTCAGTCAAGAATTTTTCTTAAATATTGTGATGACCTTGCCACTAGGAGTTTATCTTTATTTAATTAATCACCAAATGCCCTTCAGTCGTGCTATTCTCTACGGCTTTTTCTTCAGCTTATTTATCGAGTGTAACCAATTTGTTTGCGACCTTCTTTTCCATATTGGAAGGGTCGCCGATGTGGATGATTTGATTAGCAATACCATCGGAACTACAATTGGTTTTGCAGTAATGATCATACTTGATCAAACGATTTTTCATCAAGTTATTAAACAATTTATGCTAGTAGGTGGAAAATCTGATAAACTGAATAACTGA